The window atacgtctgctgttgctcacagtggtccaagggaccgctcatggagtttgtgtgttcgctcagacacatgaaaaattagagggaacattggtgctGATCTGATCTGCCTGCAGCTCAAACCTTTCACCATTTGAAAATATTTCCTACATTATGAAACTAAAACTACAACAAATAAAGACCCGGAActgttgagcagctagaatccAGTATCAGACAAAAACAGGACAACATTCCTTTCCCCAAAGCCCAGCAAATGGTCTTGTCAGTTTCCAGATGTTCAtggactgttgttaaaagaagagggggTGCTACACAGTAGTAAACATGGCCTTATCCCAACTGTTTTGAgacatgttgctgccatcaatttcaaaataaccttattttttctttaaatgttgcactttctcagtttaaacatttgatgtgtTTTCAGTGGTTTTTATCACTTCATTGTGATAAATTAATTACTGAATTGGAAATGGAAGAATTTACCTCAAACATAGTTTGTGAAAATTTCTGAACCCTTTTTTTGCTGACTGACTATCTATTTTATTTGTAGCCCATAGCACATTAAAACAACAGAAGGTGACCTGGTCCTTTTAgagacaggcacatttacaGTCCATGTatttcaaaatacatgaaaaactgaaaggaatgttttgttgtgttaacttAGCATTTTTGGGAAGTAACAAATTCTTTAGTGGTGACCAGAACTTGCAAATCGATTATGATTAATCACGTAgatcatgacacactgctctcccctacataAGCTGCTTTTGTAAGTTAAAAGTATCGGTATTGGTATCGGCAATACTGGCCCTGTggttacttggtatcggatctaCATAAATTTGTAGTATCGCAAAGCACTATTGagtttgttggggttttttgtttgtttgttttttaaaccatacaatcttattttaaaaagaaaaaaaaagtgtgtcaTGGATCCAGTAGGAGTCGCTAGTCGCCGTGCGCTAACAGTTGGTTTATTCATGGGGGAGATCCGGGATGGAAATGCCAAAGAAGATAAAGGAGCCGGGCAGCTGTCGTTGTACGAGAAAACAGCGCGAGAGATAAAAGTTCCTACACAAGAGAGTTTAAGAAAAGCGTCGCCATGAGCTGGAGTAAAGAATAAGCTGTTCCGGGCGTCTTGGACGAGCGGGTTGTCCGACTTTGAAGCTCTCAAGTTTGGACAGCTAGCTGACGCTGCGCCTCTGCTGTTAGCCTAGCTTTGCTAGGTAACTACTACGTCTCCATCTCTGAGTCTCCTGCCTCTGCCTCCACCTTGTCAGCAGTACCGTGCAGCTAGTGGTCATTTTGCGTGCTCTTGTTTTTTATTGACTCTAATAGAGCATgtttctttttgtcattttacacTTGAAGCTGTCCGGTAGCTCGTCTGTATGCTAGCTGACGTTAGCTAACGTTTGCCGGGCCAGACAGCAACTTCGGCAGCAGAGTTTCGGGGGAGTATTGTCGCTCACAAGCAGCCTGTGCTGCCAAAAGGAGTCCGCCTGCAGACATGTTTGAAATGGAGACGCATATCTCGTGCCTTTTCCCGGAAATTTTGGCCATTATTTTCAGTTACCTGGACGTTAAGGACAAAGGGAGAGTAGCCCAAGTGTGCACGGCCTGGAGAGACGCGTCCTACCACAAGTCGGTGTGGAGGGGGGTGGAAGCCAAGCTCCATCTGCGGCGAGCCAACCCATCTCTGTTCCCCAGCCTGCAGACTCGGGGCATCAAGAAGGTTCAGATTCTCAGCCTGAGGCGAAGTCTGAGTTACGTGATTCAGGGGATGCCGCACATCGAAAGCCTTAACCTGTGTGGGTGTTTCAACCTCACAGACAACGGTCTCGGACATGCCTTTGTGCAGGACATCTCATCCCTGCGAGTGCTGAACCTCAGCCTTTGTAAACAGATCACTGACTCCAGCCTGGGAAGGATCGCTCAGTACCTCAAAAACCTGGAGGTGCTTGAACTCGGGGGATGCAGCAATATCACCAACACGGGCCTGCTGCTCATTGCCTGGGGCTTGCACAGACTCAAGAGCCTTAACCTGCGCAGCTGCAGGCATGTGTCTGACGTGGGCATCGGCCACCTGTCTGGTATGACCCGCAGTGCAGCGGAGGGTTGCCTGACCCTGGAGAAGTTAACTTTGCAGGACTGCCAGAAGCTCACCGACCTCTCCCTCAAACATATCTCAAAGGGCCTAAACAAGCTCAAAGTGCTCAACCTCAGCTTCTGTGGGGGGATATCTGATGCGGGGATGATCCACCTGTCACACATGACCCACCTGTGCAGCCTGAACCTGCGGTCGTGTGATAACATCAGTGACACCGGGATAATGCATCTGGCCATGGGCTCCCTCCGGCTCACCGGGCTTGACGTCTCTTTCTGTGATAAGATTGGTGACCAGAGCCTGGCTTACATTGCCCAGGGGCTATATCAACTGaagtctctgtctctgtgctcTTGTCACATCAGTGACGATGGCATTAACAGGATGGTACGCCAGATGCACGAACTCAAGACTCTAAACATTGGACAGTGTGTGCGAATCACAGACAAAGGCTTGGAGTTGATAGCTGACCACTTGACCCAGCTGACAGGGATCGATCTGTATGGTTGTACTAAGATCACCAAGAGGGGCTTGGAGAGGATAACACAGCTCCCGTGCCTTAAAGTGTTAAACCTGGGACTGTGGCAGATGACCGAGAGCGAGAGGGTGAGGTGAAAGCTCTCCTGTTCAGTCCACATTTCAGAGGAGACTCTGCTTCCATTCTTAAATTTACCTTCTATGCTGCGACTAAAAACGAGGAGCCTGACTCGGCATTCATCACTGGAATATTGTTCACCTCTGCTGCAATACTCTGACTTTATTTCAGTCTTGTCCTCTCCTTCCTTAAAGTGCCCCAATAATGCTCATTTAGAGGGtctgaattttttattttagggaTCTACCAGAATTTATTTCATGCTGTCATTGCTGCTCAGGTTGCATTGACCTAGCCCTCCACAATCTGTTGCCTGATAACAAAAGGCTTTAGCCACAGTAGAAACACATGCTTTTCTACTTTCTAAGTGATTGTTTTGTTAGAGTGACAGCCGCTTTAGATTGGTCTAAATAGTCTCCACTATTTTATGCTCAGTCTGCTGGCTAACATCAAAACCAGAAAAATTTGGAAACAAAAGAAGCTTGGTTGTGAATTTGTATTAAAATATGGTGTATATGTGCACAGAGTAAGGATATgagtatttttaaaatgtgatgtAAATTTCAGAGGCAACAAAATCCAGAATGAGGTATTTCGGTCCAGCAGCAATGTTTTCTGTGGGAAAAGAGAAACTGTATTTGGTATAGACGACACAAAAAAAGGATGAGGGAAACCACCCAAAGCATAATAGGGGCACTTTAAATCTCAGCCTGTGTACAGTTCCTACTGTCTAGCTACCTCATTCATTGAACACAGGAGTGCCTACTGTTGCTAAATACTAGATTAGAGTTTATATTTTTGTGACTCGCATACCAATGGAGATtttgatttctctttttcatcctttttttttttggttttctgaGTAACAGCTAGGCATTTAACTTTAAACAGAAGTGCTCGAGTGCTTGAAGTTTTTTAatagattttgtttgttttttttccttgtttttttttatttacctgtaacattttttttgtaattgaaTGACTAAAATTTGTACTTCAAATTGAAGTGGGTGAATCACTCCTGTCTTTGTTTACCTATGTTTAGTGGCCTCTCTTTCATATTACTGAGGAAGTAAGTTATGTATCACGTCTAAGGTTTGTCATCATATACAGTGAGGTGTAGTCATTAGCAGCTACCAAGACTATATGCAATACTTTCAACTGGCGCTTCCAATGATAACACCAGagtatttcttttaaaaaagccGTAATTTAAGATTGTTTTATATTCATACAGGAGTGATATTTATGAATAAAGAGGACAAATATGTTTGATTCTTGTCTCTTATTTGTTACAGCTGTACCAGCTTTGATTAGGTGTATGATTATAAGCTTTTATTTCTGTGGTTTGTACAGCATGTTTGATCAGTTTTTGGTATATTTCTATAGTATAATGCTGAGTTATATCTGGAGTAAGTTAACAAATTTGACTATGCAGCATTTGTATTATGCTAACTGCTATGGTCAAAATCTGAACCACAGAACATGCATTTGATGTACTTtcaacaaaatatatttattttattcctttttgAAGCAACCTAACTTTATTGTGGACCAAAGCTGAAGTAAACCTACCATAGCCttcagacatggtcaagatgacctgctgaagttcagccTGAGTATCAGAAGAAGGGGGATTTAAGTGTCTTTGAATGGTTGTTAGTGCCAGACGGGTGGCTTTCAGGAACTGCTGATATACTGGTATTCTCCCCACAAAATCAGAAAggtccaaaaaacaaaataccctatgggtgaaaatgccttgtttatGTCAGAGGTCACAGATTACAGGATGGCAACAGGATAATACGCACTAGTTACAGCTAAGGTCAAACAAAGGACAGATGTGACAGCTACACTACATGTCCATTATAAGTCTATTTTCTTCTGTTAGTCAACTTCCCTCCTCTGTTTCAAAGGTAGGAAGCGATTGGAAAGGAATCAAAGTAggaatttaaaattaaagaaaaaaaaaaaccaccctcataacaagaaaacaaggcttataatttatttatttacatacaTACAAAATCCAAATAACTCACTAacatgttgctttctttttacACAGTTTGATTCTTGACATGAATAAACAGAAGGCAGTACATCTGTTAtacaaatgcaaaataaaaacagacaccaTGAACTTTGACAGAAGCCCCTTAAGCAGCTCTGTGTTCCACAAACAGGAGTTGAGAAAACGAAATCATTAAGGCAAGGGCAGGGACACACAGGCCAAAGCAAGGGGGGAATTCtgaaaaatgctttttctgTAGTGATGACAAGTTACAGATATTAAGGAGAATTTACTGAGCAAAAAAACAAGCATCCAACTAACATCCTCCAACAgggggtgtttttgttttgtttttttaagtacacCATCCCTCTCAAATATATCAGTAAATTTACAACATACatagaaagtttaaaaaaaaaatctccaccCATTTTCAGATGTATACTGGCGCAGTTTCACACTGTTGTGTAACATTGTGTTTCTCTTATGACAGCAGAAGAGCCAGGCGTATTTTTATCCGTCAGGCTCGATCTGCCTTTGACATCAAACAGCCAAAACCATTGACATAAGAAAAGACAACACTGGAATCTCAGATAATACATTTACATCACCCTCTGGTGAACGATTAGAAATAAAAGTAAGAAAAGTACTCTCCCATCACACAGTCACGGTTTGAAACATTTGTAGTTCACACATTATTTTgacacaagttttttttttgacacTTCTTTCCTCCGTTTCTGCTGAGGACGTTAACTCGACAGTCATGTTGTTCAGAGCAGCTTGCCCTTCAAGATTCTGTGCAAACATTCAATGCATATCGATACAgtaaacattttatatatttatatatgtgttatatttatatatctctATTGAACGCGACTTTCCGCAAATTGTGGCAGTACTGTctcacgcgcacacacacacacacgcatacgcACGCACATTTTGTCCTGCAgacaaaataagacacaaagaCAACTGCACTGCTTTAACTTttccaatatatatatatatatatttttttttttaagagaatgCACGACACCTTCCACCTAGTTACCTTTATTCAGTCACTGCACATGTTAAATATCACGTTATTTACAAACTTATCTAAAAAGTCAAAATCTGCTGAAAAGTGACCTTTCTGGAAATGTAGATGCACTTAGTAATTAAAAACCACAGCCCTGAAGAGttctaaaaacacaacagcagaggcATCGCTCGTTTTTGTCAGCGATTCAGTCAACAAACTTAGGATCAGGTGGGCTTTGAGTACCATCTAAAGGAACTTTGGATGAAGACTGAATGTTCAGATCGTAATTTCTTACATCATGCCTTAGCACCAGTATTACAGAGGAATAAATATCCCTGCGTTAGGTCCAGTACTTATCTCTGTGCATGCTCCAAGGCCACTAAAACGTTCgcaaaacaaacattgcataCCCCATAAACAAGTGGACAAGTGTGCAAAACCATCTAAAACTTAATAATTGTcaccaataataaaaaaaagcttttttttctttttaaatcctcTCTCTCATCTGTTGAGAACATACTAACAAAAATCTGACCTTTGGTTTATGTCAAAGGTCAGGCCTTGACCCCCCCTCTAATGACCCAGCCACAGACGATGACAGTAACACACCTACATCCTAATCCAAGCTACATGGACAGACCCAAGGCTTTCGAGAATATTAATGTTGCATTCAGTGTTACTATTCAAGGACCAAACCATTAGACGGATCCATGGTTTACCCACTGGGCCCAGCTCCTCTCCGCTCCCTCGAGATGTAGCAGCTCCCCAGTTCTccaagaccaaaaaagtgcttTCCTGTCCAGAGCAACAAATAAACTTACTACTTCAACTTGAAAGCTCTGTGAGAGAAATCCAAGGGGTTAAAGACTGAGATCAAGGCGAGTGCTCCTGTTATCAATAAAGCTGTCTAAGGAGAAAAAGGTTGGCAGTATTCTCCGTTGTGCGTAACTATGTGCAAGtctgcttcttttttcccctccaaatTCACCCGTGTTCAGTTTTTAGTttcctttaaaaagcaaaaatcaaaTTAGGGGTGTTTGCAAATGCTACTTATTTTGCAACAACCGATAGTGTGCTATTGTCTGCCTGACAATGATGAGGTGTGCACGTAAAATCTATCGGCGGCTGTCGTTACATGTGTCAAGTGCCATATTTAACAGCACGAACATCCCTAATTTAATTTTGCCAGCCTGACAGATTAACATGTGGGACAGGAAAGCACCCAGAGGTCCTGACAGTTTGTTGCAGGGTAGAATGAGGGACACGAAGAAGAGGAGTCCAGCAAGATGTGATAATGCCCCCTACTTTCTCTTCTCTCCAGGAACCTttcacttttttggggggtggagGTAGGGAGACCTGGACTCGGCCGGGTTGTGTCTGAGGTCAGAGTTTTCAGCACGACTCTTCGAGGGCGTTGACGACCTGCTCCAGGATATCAGGGCAGTAGTCTGCAATCTGCTGGAGAACAGAGTTGGCATATTCCTGCAGCTCTCCGCTCTCCTTCTCACACACCTCCAGCTCCCGCTCCAACTGCAGGAGAAAGGGCAGGAATAGCTTTTTAATAGCATTTCTACACAGCCATCAGCACAATTCACAAAAAGGTGCATGTTTAGGTATATCTGAGGTTAAAAGAGGGTTCTTAAACAACACACAGCTGCATCTACTCCTACATTCCTCTTTTGTCTGTGATCAGTTTTCCCTGCTGCACTTTTTCCATTTCCTTCATGTTAAGTCATGTTACTGCACTGGAattgtgtttgtctgtctcttGAACCGATTCCCTGATTTCCTGTTTGAATTGCCTCGCCACCAATAAAATCTCTccaaaagcatatttttaaTGCCCCCCAAAAATAAAGCTTAATATGTATCAAAGAAGCTGCTCAGAGATGAATGTCACGATGACTTAGAGTTTCTTCATTACCTGTTCGGCGCTCATTTTCTGGAGGTCCTCCTCCCAGTCTTCAGGGTCGCTGTGGTGGTAGTGAGCGGGCGGCGTGAGCTGGCTGAGGATGCTGGGGTCTCGATCGTGGCAGAGGTCTGTCAGGTGGGCGATGTAAAGTTTGAGCTTACTGCGGTTCTGGGACAGGGCTAGAAGAGGGGGTATCATCTGCAAGATGCGAGGAAGAAGAAGTGAGAAAGGCGATTCGAAGGAAATGGcacgaaaaaaaaaattaaacgaTAAAATTGACCCCGGTTTAAACGGTTGAAGAGAATGAAAGGAACCAAGCACGAGACACCActtgtgtttaaaaacaaagaaagcatAAGCCTTGACATGCATGCCCATCACCAGCTCATATTACAGCCAAAATTCCTGCTAAACCCCTAAAGCTAGAAAAGTGGTTCCCAAATAGTGTTTCAAGCCATGCTGAGGTACAGCGAGCCGAGTCCTGATCTGCCCCGCGATTTTATGACGATTGGTTAGAGTAGCAGAGCACTGtacataatataaataataatgatagcACATTATAGCAGAGCCCAGTACATCTGAGCAATTTCTACATGTTTGATTTATAACAGCTAGTCATGACAAGTAAGTAGAGCAAACTAATCTCTAACAAAGGAGAAAAACGGTCAGCAGACAGTATCATTAAAGCCTGAGTGAATGGTGCCCAGTGAGCCAAGAGAGGcacttagaaacaaaacatCCCTTCTGAGAGAAGCTTGGCTGTGCCATAAGAGTCTGGgcctttttttttggtgtgtctttggcatttaaaaaaagaaagaaaaagaaagccacTCTAACAGAGTATAGATTTGTGCAGCTAAACAAAGTGTCCTACAAAGCAACTAACTAAACCACTGATTAGATCAAGTTTAAAGCCATTATCCAACACCTGTTTGTCTGAGCCAAACGTCAGAAGCCAATCATTAGCATCAGAGCAGTGACATGCAAAGCTAAGCTGCTTTGGTTTGAAGTGATGACACTCtgggctcacacacacacacacacacacacacacacacacacacacacacacacacacacacacacacacacacagagaattcCCCAcccataaaaaaaaagaaaagaaaaaaaagcagtacATGAATGCTGAAGCACAGGATGAGTTTGTGAGGAGAGATGTGCATCAAAAGCACCCCACAGAGAAATGGAAGACAAGCAAACATGCCAATGGAGCAACAGCTTTTCATACAAGCTCACCCTTCTGAACAAAATGGctgagagagaggggagggggtGGGCAAAAGGTTGGCTATGCCCAGATACCCTCCTCGTCATCCTGTTAGCCACAAGGTAAGCCAATTGCAGCATTAGGAAGGAACATCTGGTTAGTGTGCAAAACAGACAAGAAAAGTAGCAGCAGAAAACTTCCATGTCCGAGTTTTAGAGAGCAAGCCGTGAGTTCAACCTTACTTACAGACGTGGCCACAAATCGACTGAAGAAAAATTTAGCAAAGCAGTTTATGGCGGTTAAGAAAACTACCTGATCTGGAGAGGGTTTGTGATTCGTTTGGTCAGGTGCAGTCTTCAGATGGTCATCCTCGTAGTTGTCGGCCATCAGCTTCATCCTGTTCTGGGTCTGCAAATTGTTAAAAACATCCAACTAAGATGAAGAGGAACTTGTAATTATGGCCAAGGTTTTATAGCTAACTGCTGAAAACTTGGGAGTACAGCCTGAAAACAAATTGTTAACAGGAGAAATCTAATCTTACTTCATCATTTAATGAACACTGCCTGGCTCAGTTTTCACCACTGTGCACAGACGTCATTTGCATGTTATTGTACACACGCACAGATGCGTGTGGAAACAGAAGGTGCAACAGGAAGTAAGAGCAAATGAGTCTGATTTACCATCTAAGACGACACAGTTTCTCTTGCTATTCACACTCATTGAATTCCTCTCCCTAGATCATCTCAGATTTGTCCCAAGAAATTCCAAAGATTCAGATGATGGAGATGCGACATCAACTCATGCTATGCGAGGTTTGATAAAACAGGCAAGTTCAACATGGACAGGCTCCAACAGGCATTTTCAGACTGGCATATAaaaagaaaccagtttggttGACAGCGTGTGTTCAGTTTAACCTGTagttatttcagtttttgccaaattaaaagtaaaattttTAAAGATATCTGCTCCTCACAAGTAGAAACACTACAAGCATATGCAAGCACAGTGAAGATTAGACAGGAATGTGGGGAGACAGAATTCTTTGCCACACGTCTTTCTCAACTCTAACCCGAGCTGCTGCATTACAGCCGTTTGGCATATGGTCATCTGGCACTGGCATCCCAAGCATGTGATTTTAAAGACTACTTAACAGATTGAACTAAGATGAGCTCTAACGTGCACATCTGTTCAGTAATTATTAATGCCACAGTGCTTTTAGTGTGAAAGTCAGAGCTAAGTATGAGTTGACCGTGTTCCAGTATTAGTAGTGAAAGAAAGGTAGAGCCATTCACTTTAACTAACAACACATGGTAACGCCTGTTTCTTTGTGCttaaaaacacagctgcagcACATTCTAGACATAGACAGTTTTACTTCTAATCCATCATTTTCATAGagcttttactttttatttaaagaaaggaTCAAAATTATTCGCCCATCAGTCCTGTGAGGATTTATTTTCCTGCATATAGCAGCTGTAAACCTGGAAAAACTCGTGGTACCAGCGTTGCATCTTTCACTCCATCACCCTCTCTCTGTGAACACCATCAGCCCCCTCCTCACCTGCTGCTTGAGCTGCTGCACCAGTCTGTCTTTCTCCCGCTTCAGCTGAGCCACTTCGTCCTgggtcttcttcttcttagagGATGACAACTCCAGTAGTGCAATGTTAGCGTCTTTCTCGCTAATAGCCGCCAACAGCGCCTCCTGCCTGTTAGGTGGAGATGTAACAATGTGGCATTTACCCACAAAAGTAAATAGCTCGATTATCATTTATTATTCATTGCACAACATTAGCCTGCCATCTGGGAAAAGCCAGAATTGGATGACATTTTACAAGATTAAGGCGGTGATCAATAATCCAGAGTCTATGCAatcccactgtgtgtgtgtgtgtgtgtgtctcttacTTCATCTCCAGCACCTCCTCCAGGTGTTTCCTGCGCTCGGCTCTCAGGGTTGTGAGGTGAGCCTCTTTCTCACACAGAGACTGCTGAGTGGAGGCCAACTTAGCCCTCATGGACTCAAGCTCCTGCTTCACCTTCTCCATGGCccccagcagctcctccatctgggaacaccgacacacacacacacaaacagctcaaTGATGATTGGAGTGGATTACCTGAAATCCACCAGGGAAAaggttgggggttttttttcttccagaaaAGACACTCTGGATGATTTGTCCGTCTCTTATAAGAGGGAGGGGCAGCAGAATTCACGTGGTCTGATGGGAAGGACTAGGGATCAAGACTGGATTTCATTTACCtgttatttaatttaaacaGGCACTACAGTTATTCCTTATTAAACATTTACTTAATCACAACAGACTGAACAGGGGAATTAATGAATAATTCATGCTCGAAGTAAAAATGTACTTGGCTTTGGATTTCATTAAAGTGAAAACTTTAATGAGCATCGttttaaaagcaaacagcagGTAAACAAAGGCGCATAAATTACATGGGCTggaaacaacaccaacacgtttcacacacatgcagtcCCTCCAACAATTACTTAAACTTGACACATGTATCCTGTGCAGGGTTGTTGCATGAGACTGCATGAACTGTAGAGGTGTTGCTTTTATTGTGTCCACCCCCTGTAAGAGTCGCTGCTCACTGACACATACTGGGCTCATACCTTAGACCACTTAAAGTTGGCGAGGTTGGACTCATGCATTGCTTTGAGTGAGTGCTTCTGAGAGGCGGTGTGTAgcggagaaaaaaaaaaacaagagaaaacgaCAAGCAGAGACGAAAGAAGAGGAAGCAAGAGGAGGGAcaggcagagagggagagaaaggatgAGCGACAGCACAATGGCAGCAAAAAAAGGCGACAGAGGAAgaactgcagtttcttttaaCCGTGCGGTGCTGGCTCATAAATATTGCTTTgctatatttgtgtgtttgtgtacctgTTTCTCCTGAAGTGACCTGGCAGCCTCCTCTTGTGCGAGCACCATCTCTCGCTCAGCAGTGATTTGAACGCTCTCTCTCAAggcctcctccagctcctctaTGCGCTCTGTCTTTTGGCGTAAAGTGTCCTTCACGGTAGGAGAAGGAAGGAGATGTCAGATTCGCCCAGTTCTACCCTGACTGAGAAAGGCAGTAGCATTCCCACAGAATTTGCACAGTGCAGATCATCCACAGGCAAGCCTCACCTTCACCTGCTGGGAGGTCTCAGACAGGTTGTCTTCCCTCTTCCTGGCTTCCTCCATAAGTCGAGCATTCCTGCTCTTCTCCACCTGCTCTTTGTGCTTCAGTGATGCCACCTTCTTCGACTGATCCTTCATTTGCCTACAGGAAGTCAGTTACATTAGATATTCTATTTGGAGCGAGAGGACAAATCAGACCTCATTTTGGGCTCCAGTTCCTCCAGAACAGTGAAAATGTGTCTTACACACAAGTGAAGAGCAAGCATTTTCAAGATATAGCGCTGTATTTTACCACACTGAGCTTACGGATGCATGACACAGATGGCTTATCCATAACTAAATAAAGGAACTCATGCAAATAAAGTCATGGGACCAAAAACAAATATTGTATATTAGGTATATGCTTGATGACTCAGACATTCCCACGTTACAATTTCTAGGTCATTAATTGTACACCAAGTAAATGTAGTTGATTCAAATATGGACATAAAGAGGTATAATTTGccattttaaacaaacattcaCAATCTTACAGACTTGCTTCGGTGAGATTTCAGGCATCATTTtgagtttgagtgaaaaaacaaacaaacaaacccaaaaacaataaagcaaaaaaggaaaaatgagcCTGAGCAGAAGTAAGAAAAAGACAACTGCTTGCAGCTCCACAGGAAATttaggaagagagagagaaaaatgtgtcaaggtgaggaggagagaaaagcaTTGTCACTAACCTTGAGGCCAAACTGGCGGGGTGGGAAATTTCCAATGAAAAGACAAGAAAGCAGTAAAGAGAAAAGCAGACTCAGACTAAGAGAATAAGCAAACATGGAGAACAAGACAGAAGGGGTGGCACTCATAAAATATCAGCTCACGGATTTTGCAGCATCTTTTCTGGATCTAACAAGGTCATGTtccacaaaataataataaaacaattgcAGGAACATGAAAAGAAGCTGCCTGTTGCTGAGCATGTCAACACTGAAACAAACCACCTCGCAAAACCTCAAACACCAGCTTTCAAAGCACTCCTGCCAGGAT is drawn from Pelmatolapia mariae isolate MD_Pm_ZW linkage group LG7, Pm_UMD_F_2, whole genome shotgun sequence and contains these coding sequences:
- the LOC134632447 gene encoding F-box/LRR-repeat protein 14-like, coding for MFEMETHISCLFPEILAIIFSYLDVKDKGRVAQVCTAWRDASYHKSVWRGVEAKLHLRRANPSLFPSLQTRGIKKVQILSLRRSLSYVIQGMPHIESLNLCGCFNLTDNGLGHAFVQDISSLRVLNLSLCKQITDSSLGRIAQYLKNLEVLELGGCSNITNTGLLLIAWGLHRLKSLNLRSCRHVSDVGIGHLSGMTRSAAEGCLTLEKLTLQDCQKLTDLSLKHISKGLNKLKVLNLSFCGGISDAGMIHLSHMTHLCSLNLRSCDNISDTGIMHLAMGSLRLTGLDVSFCDKIGDQSLAYIAQGLYQLKSLSLCSCHISDDGINRMVRQMHELKTLNIGQCVRITDKGLELIADHLTQLTGIDLYGCTKITKRGLERITQLPCLKVLNLGLWQMTESERVR